The following are from one region of the Rosistilla carotiformis genome:
- a CDS encoding DegT/DnrJ/EryC1/StrS family aminotransferase, whose product MIRQLDTDLEISSIPLVDLATQSRQIKEDVLRRMSDVIDSARYILGQEVQEFEEQFAAYCGVDHCVGLANGTDALHMALRALDVGEGDEVITAGNSFAATAFAIAYSGAQAVFVDIDPVDFNIDPNRIEAAITPRTKAIIPVHLYGQPAQMAAIREIADRHGLKIIEDAAQAHGAESNGQRCGSFGDIGCFSFYPGKNLGAFGDAGAAVTNDPELAERLRLLRNYGQKVKNRHDCLGYNCRMDTLQACVLLSKMQHIEDWTNSRRQVAAWYGEALAGTDLQLPVERDDARHVYHLYVVRHPQRDAIIESLAAKNIFCGVHYPHPLATAQPFQDAKTFPEGLPVCTSAASAILSLPMYPEMTHQHVSMVAKALVDFGC is encoded by the coding sequence ATGATCCGCCAACTCGATACCGATCTCGAAATCAGCTCGATCCCGCTCGTCGATCTGGCCACCCAATCGCGTCAGATCAAAGAAGACGTTTTGCGGCGGATGTCCGATGTGATCGATTCGGCTCGCTACATCCTAGGACAAGAGGTTCAGGAGTTCGAAGAGCAATTCGCCGCCTATTGCGGTGTCGATCATTGCGTCGGTTTGGCTAATGGAACCGACGCCCTGCACATGGCGCTGCGAGCTCTCGACGTCGGCGAAGGTGACGAAGTCATCACCGCCGGCAATTCGTTTGCCGCGACGGCCTTTGCGATCGCCTACTCCGGCGCTCAAGCGGTTTTTGTCGACATCGATCCGGTCGACTTCAACATCGATCCCAATCGGATCGAAGCTGCGATCACGCCGCGGACTAAAGCGATCATCCCCGTCCATCTGTACGGTCAACCGGCGCAGATGGCTGCGATTCGCGAGATCGCCGACCGACATGGCCTGAAGATCATCGAAGACGCCGCCCAGGCGCATGGTGCCGAGAGCAACGGTCAACGCTGCGGATCGTTTGGCGACATCGGATGTTTCAGTTTTTATCCCGGCAAAAATCTGGGAGCCTTCGGCGACGCGGGAGCGGCGGTCACCAACGATCCCGAATTGGCAGAGCGGTTGCGGTTGCTGCGAAACTACGGCCAAAAGGTCAAGAATCGCCACGATTGCTTGGGTTACAACTGCCGCATGGACACGTTGCAGGCGTGCGTGCTGCTTTCGAAAATGCAGCATATCGAGGACTGGACCAACAGCCGCCGGCAGGTTGCGGCTTGGTACGGCGAGGCTCTTGCTGGCACCGATCTGCAGTTGCCGGTGGAGCGAGACGACGCCCGTCACGTCTACCATCTGTACGTCGTTCGGCATCCGCAACGCGACGCGATCATCGAGTCGCTGGCTGCGAAGAATATCTTCTGCGGAGTCCATTATCCGCATCCGTTGGCGACTGCCCAACCATTCCAGGATGCCAAAACGTTCCCGGAAGGTTTGCCAGTCTGCACAAGTGCTGCCTCCGCAATTTTGTCGTTGCCGATGTATCCCGAGATGACACATCAGCATGTGTCGATGGTTGCCAAGGCTTTGGTTGATTTTGGGTGCTAG